In the Blochmannia endosymbiont of Camponotus sp. genome, TGATAATGGATTATTTTGATCCATAAATTGAGATAATTGACTAGAAGTAAAAAATTCCCTTACTGCAGCTGAAATTGGTTTAGCATTAATCAAATCTTGAGGAGTTAACGTATCTAAGTCACCTAAAGATAATCGTTCTTTTACTGCACGTTCTACCCTAACTAATCCGATTCTAAATTGATTTTCTGCCATCTCGCCTACAGATCGAATACGTCGATTGCCTAAATGATCAATGTCATCTATATCTCCCTTACCATTTCTAATATCGATTAGTTTTTTAATTACATCAACAATATCGTCTTTTTTTAATATTCCTAAATCTTCTATTTTTACTCGTTGCAATGAACGATTGAATTTCATTCTACCTACAGCAGACAAGTCATAACGTTCTTCTGAGAAAAATAAGTTTTCAAACAAATATTCAGCGGCTTCTTTAGTTGGTGGTTCTCCTGGACGCATTACACGATAAATTTCTATTAATGCGTCAAATCTATTGGTGGTTGTATCAATACGCAAGGTTTCAGAAATATAATTACCATAATCGAGATCATTGCTAAATAATGTTTCTATGGACTTATATCCTGATTGAATTAAGTTATGTAATACATCAGCGGATATTTCTGTATTAGCTGAAACAATAAGTGTATTCGTATTTTTATCAACATAGTCTTTTATAACAACTTTACCAAGTATATAATCTATGGGTATTTCAATTTTTGAAATATTGTCTTTTTTTAATTGATGAATATGCTTAGCGGTAATACGACGTCCTTTTTTTACATATGTAATGTCATTGACAACAATGTCAAAAGATACTGTTTCGCCACGCAATCTTTCAGGTATTAGATGCATATATAATGTGTTATTTTGAATTTCATATATTACTTTATTAAAGAATATATTTAAAATTTGATCAGTAGTATAATTTAAAGCACGCAATATCACTGTTACTGGTAATTTACGTCGTCTATCAATTCGTACAAATAAATTATCTTTCAGATCAAATTCAAAATCTAACCAAGATCCTCGGTATGGGATAATTCGTGCATTATATAATACTTTTCCAGAGGAATGTGTCTTACCTTTATCACTGTCGAAAAATACGCCAGGGCTTCTATGTAATTGAGATACAATGACTCGTTCAATGCCATTAATAATAAAAGTACCGTTATCGGTCATAAGCGGAATTTCACCCATATATACTTCTTGCTCCTTGGTATTTTTTATTATGTTATTTAATCCATCACGTTCATAAATAATTAAACACAGACGTACACGTAACGGCGCTGAAAATGTGATACCACGTGTTTGACATTCTTTTACGTCAAATGTAGGCTCTCCTAATCGATATTTAATATATCTTAGCTCAGCATTACCGTTATAGCTTTTAATAGGGAAAACGGATCGAAAGGCTGCTTCTAGTCCACATTGCCTTTCTGGATCATGCCTAATAAATTTTTGAAAGGAATCAAGCTGAATAGAAAGAAGATATGGAATATCTAAAACTTGAGGACGTTTTCCAAAGTCTTTACGAATACGTTTCTTTTCAGTATAGGAATACACCATAAAGTTCCTCGATTAGTTAATATGGATGATTTTTTCAAGAAATAAGTTAGCCACTATATAAATAACATATAGTGAGTATATATTCTATTTTAGACGTAGACTGATATATATAAAAATATTTGTGTGCTTTTGCAATTGAAATATATACAACATCGAGACATCATAATTTTATGTTGTTTAAAATTAAACATCGTTTTATTTTAATAAAACAAGGTCCATATAGCTAATAACTAATAATTTATTATTATTGATTTATTTTTACTTAATTTCAACAGTTGCACCTGCTGTTTCTAAAGTCTTTTTTAAAGTTTCAGCATCACTTTTATTTATTGATTCTTTTAAAATTACGGGTGCAGATTCTACTAATTCTTTTGCTTCTTTTAGTCCTAGCCCAGTAATACTGCGTACAGTTTTAATGACGGGAATTTTGTTACTACCAATAGCAGTTAAAAAAACGTTAAATTCAGTTTGTTCTTTTACGACTGGCTCTGATACATTAGGTTCAACAGTGGCTAACGAAGCAGCAGACACTCCAAATTTTTCTTCTATCATGGAAGTTAATTTAACTATTTCCATAACAGACATATTGGAAATAGCATCTAAAATTTGTTCTTTTGTGAGAGACATAAAAATTTCCAAAAATATAAAATATTAAAGAGAATTACATAATCAAATTATAATTTAATAAAAATATTTATAATATTTTTATTAAATTATAATTTGATTTTTTGATTAGATAATACGTATAAGACTCGTATTAAATTTCCCGTACTACTTGTTTTCATAATTGTCATTAATCTGGAAATAGCTTCTTCATGATTGGGTAAATCAGATAATAGATTAATTTTCAATGCGGGAATAAATTTACCTTCAAAAGCCGCACCCTTTATTTTAAAATGCTTATGACTTTTATTAAATTTTACGAAAACACGCGCAGAATCACGAGGTTGATGTACAGAAAACGCGATAATGTTTTGTCCAGTTAAAATATCTTGCAAACATGAAAAAGACGTATTCTTTATTACTTTCCGCATTAACGTATTACGAACAACATGTACGCAGACTGCAAGATCACGCGCTTCTTTTCGTAAATTGGTTACTTCATTTACAGTAACACCATCTAGAGAAGCTACTACTGCTGACAAAGATTTTTTAGCTGTTTCGTGTATTTTACAAACAATTGCTTCTTTTTTTTGCAGGCTTAATGCCATAAAACAACACCTTGATTTAATTTAATATATATTTACTACATATTAGCAATATTAACTTCAGACATAAATATAGAGAAAGATAAATATTTATGTTAGAGATCGCAGTACTAAAATGTTAAACGAAATGTTTTTATAAGAAAATTATTTTCTTTATAAGATGAAGTAAGAAAGCATATGACCTTATTTCATCGTAACGATAACTGTGTTACAAATATTATATCGCACGTTTAACATTCATCAAATCATTTTAGATAAAATTATATAATTTAAATTAAAACCTAATATATTTAAAACTGCAATCATAAACACACCAACCTGACAGAGTTTAGACTAATTTGTAAATCATGTAAAGAATCTATTAATAAAAACATATGAATGTCACAGTCAATGTGTAATATACAGAGTATTTTGATCAATAGATATAGATTTACTCATAGTGGTAGAAAGGGTTATCTTTTTAATATATGTTCCTTTAAACATAACTGGTTTAGCTTGTTTTAAAGATACTATTAATGCTTCTAAATTTTCCTTTAGTTTTATGACATCAAAATTAATTTTACCAATGGTAGAATGAATAATGCCATTTTTGTCATTTTTGTAACGTATCTGCCCTAGTTTAATATTTTTAACTGATTCTTCTATATTATTAGATATAGTGCCCATTTTAAGATTTGGCATTAAACCTTTAGGTCCTAAAATGGGGCCCAATTTACTTACTATATGCATTACATCAGGAGATGCGATAACTACATCTAGTCGGTATTTTCCTGTTTTTATTTTATCAGACAAATCATTTAGTCCAACTAAATCAGCCCCAGCATTTTTAGCTAATAAAATATTATCTCCTTGTGTAAAAACAGCAATATGAATATCACGACCAATACCATGTGGCAAAATTACATGGCTGCGTACGTTTTGATCAGATTTACGTGCATCAATTCCTAGATTAATAGCGACATCAACACTTTCAATAAATTTAACTTTTGTAATTTTTTTTAATAATTGCAATCCATCAATTGCAGAATATTGTATAGATGTATCTGCGTAATTTTGCGTTATACGCATTCTTTTGCTTAATTTACCCATATTTTTATTAATCTTCCACTTTTAGCCCCATAGAATGAGCTGTACCTATGATAGAACGTGATATTGATTCTATATTAGAACCTGTCATATCAACAGCTTTAATTTTTGCAATTTCATAAATTTGAGTACGTGATACTTTACCAATATTTATTGTATTTGGTTTTTCGGATCCAGATTGAATACTTGCAGCTTTTTTTAATAATATCGAAGCGGGAGGGGTTTTAGTAATAAATGAAAAAGAACGATCGGTATAAACAGTAATGACGACTGGAATCGGTAGTCCTGTTTCGAGTTTTCCAGTTTTTGCATTAAATTCTTTGCAAAATTCCATAATATTAACGCCTTGTTGGCCTAAAGCGGGTCCAACAGGAGGACTAGGATTAGCAGCTCCAGCGGAAATTTGTAGCCTAATATAGGCTTGTACTTTTTTTTTAACCATATTCATTGTCCTAGCAATAAAGTTAATAATATTTTGTTTTTATTTATATTCGTTATTATGTAACTGTAGATAGAAAATAATAACCATTTTTATCGTATACATTCAAATGTGTAATTCTTGTAATATATAATTTTGTATAATTAAGATTTTTCAACTTGAGAAAAATCTAATTCTACCGGAGTAGCTCGTCCAAAGATAGAAACTGATACTTTTAAGCGATTTTTTTCATAATCTACTTCTTCTACTACAGCATTAAAATCAGAAAAAGGGCCATCGCTAACTCGGATAAGTTCTCCAGGTTCAAATAATGTTTTGGGACGGGGTTTATCTCCTATTTGCTGTAGTCGATGAATAATGTCATTAACTTCTTTATCCCCAATAGGAGCAGGCTTATCGCATGTCCCTCCAACGAAACCCATAACACGTGGAACACTTTTTACTAAATGCCAACTAGAATCATTCATTATCATTTGTACTAATACGTAACCAGGAAAAAATTTACGTTCGCTTTTTCTACGTTGTCCAGCTCGCATTTCTACTACCTCTTCTGTTGGGATCATGATTTCACCAAACATTGTGTCCATATTGTGTAGTTTAATGTACTCACGTAAAGAATGAGCTACACGATTTTCAAACCCAGAAAACGCTTGAATAACATACCAATGTTTTTTTAAAATATCAGTCATATTATAACCTCAGACTAAATGATATCAGATGGACTAAAATAGTATCTAATCCCCATAATAATAATGATATGACTATAGTCACTCCTATTACAATTAAGGTAGTATTGAATCCATCTCGGTAAGTAGGCCACACTACTTTTCGTAATTCAGTGCGTGAATCATTTCCAAATATAACTATTAGTTTTCCTATTTTAGTGGTTGAAGCAATGTACGTAACAGCAGTAATGATAATAAAAATTACTGCGCCTCTCACGAAAGCATTATAATCACGGTATAAGTAGTTTCCAATGATAGACGTGGATACTAATCCTATAATACTAATCCATTTAGTTACTTCTAATATATACGTATTTTTTTTATTTTTATTTTCTATATGCATACCAACACATTACTACATTTTTATAAATATAACTATAATACAACTGTATTTGTCACATTGTGCAATTAAGATATAATTTTAGATACAATTCCAGCCCCTATGGTACGGCCGCCTTCTCTAATAGCGAATCGAAGGCCATCATTCATAGCTATTGGAGAAATTAAATTAACAATCATTTTAATATTGTCTCCAGGCATTACCATCTCTACTCCTTCTGGTAATTCAATGGTGCCAGTGACATCTGTGGTACGAAAATAAAACTGAGGACGATAACCTTTAAAAAATGGCGTGTGTCTTCCTCCTTCATCTTTATTAAGAATATATACTTCTGATTCAAAATGAGAATGAGGTTTGATATATCCAGGCTTAGATAATACCTGACCACGTTCTACTTCATCACGTTTAGTGCCACGTAACAAAATACCAACATTTTCTCCAGCACGTCCTTCGTCTAATAACTTTCTGAACATTTCTACTCCAGTGCATGTGGTTTTTATAGTATTTTTTATACCGACAATTTCCATTTCTTCTCCTACTTTTATAACACCACGTTCAATACGGCCCGTTACGACTGTACCTCGGCCAGAAATAGAAAAAACATCTTCAATGGGTAATAAAAATGGTTGGTCTACAGATCGTTTGGGCTCTGGAATATAATTGTCTAATACATCTGCTAATTCTAAAATTTTATTAGACCATATTTCTTCTTCCTCTAATGCTTTTAAAGCAGAACCACGAATAATTGGTGTATTATCTCCTGGAAAGTCATATTGGGATAGTAATTCTCGCATTTCCATTTCAACTAATTCTAATAATTCTTCATCATCAACCATATCGCATTTATTCATAAATACAATTATGTGAGGAACTCCCACTTGCCTGGCTAATAAAATATGCTCACGAGTTTGTGGCATAGGTCCATCAGTGGCAGCTACTACTAATATTGCTCCATCCATTTGTGCAGCCCCAGTAATCATGTTTTTTACATAATCAGCATGACCAGGGCAATCTACATGTGCGTAATGTCGATGTGCAGTATCATACTCAACATGGGAAGTATTTATGGTAATTCCTCGTGCTTTTTCTTCCGGAGCATTATCAATTTGATCGAAAGCACGTGCACATCCGCCATAATGTTTAGATAAAATAGTAGTTATAGCGGCGGTTAGAGTAGTTTTCCCGTGGTCTACATGACCAATGGTTCCTACATTAATATGTGGTTTTATGCGTTTAAATTTTTCTTTGGACACTTCTAAACTCCTTAGATCTTTTATAGTTTTTTCAAAAACGATTGAATCTAAATATTATTTATTATTATTTAGTTTGACGAGAATTGATAATAATTTGAGCAATATTGTTAGGTACTTCATTATATTTTAAAAATTCCATAGAATAACAAGCGCGCCCTTGAGTTTGTGAACGTAAACTAGTAGCATAACCAAACATGTCTGATAAAGGAACTTGGGCGCAAATTATCTTCCCACCAATTGTAGAATTTTCTAAACCACTAATTATACCTCGGCGACGATTTAAATCTGCAATAACATCTCCCATATAATCTTCGGGTGTTTCAATTTCTACATGCATAATAGGTTCTAACAATACAGGATTGGCTTTCATAAATCCTTCTTTAAATGCTATAGACCCTGCTATTTTAAATGCTATTTCTGAAGAGTCAACTTCGTGATAAGAACCATCAAAAATAGTTACACAAATATCTACAATTGGATATCCTGCAAGAATGCCATTGCTTATTTGTTCTTGTACGCCTTTATCTACAGCAGGTATATATTCTTTAGGTACAGCACCTCCTACAATTTTATTTAAAAATTTATAATTTTCTTCGTCTTTTGTATGCATAGGTTCGATACGCAACCAAACATGACCGAATTGACCTCTACCTCCTGATTGGCGAATAAATTTACCTTCTTGTGTTACACTACTACGGATGGTTTCACGGTATGCAACTTGAGGTTTTCCTACGTTAGCTTCAACATTAAATTCTCTTCTCATACGTTCTACAAGAATTTCTAAATGCAACTCACCCATTCCGGCAATAATAGTTTGACCAGAGTCTTTATCAATCCATACACGAAACGATGGATCTTCTTGAGCTAGACGATTTAAAGCTAAACTCATTTTATCTTGATCTGCTTTAGTTTTAGCTTCGACCATTACAGAAATAACTGGTTCTGGAAATTCCATACGTTCAAGAATAATTGGTGAGGATGGGTCACACAAGGTATCTCCAGTATCGACATCTTTTAGACCAATAGCTGCAGCAATATCTCCTGCATGAACAGCTTTAATTTCTTCTCTTTTATTTGCATGCATTTGTACAATGCGACCGAATCGTTCACGTTTTTCTTTTATAGGGTTTAATACATTATCTCCAGAACTTACTACGCCTGAGTATACTCGAAAAAAAGTTAAGTTTCCTACAAATGGATCGGTAGCTATTTTAAATGCTAAAGCTGAAAACGGTTCATTATCATTAGCATGGCGTTTAATTTGAGTAGATCCGTCTTTTAATACACCTGTAATAGATGTTACGTCGCTTGGAGATGGTAAATATTCTACAACAGCATCTAACATTGCTTGTACTCCTTTATTTTTAAAAGCAGATCCGCATGTTACTAGTATAATTTCATTATTTAATACTCTTCGACGTAATGCTTGTTTAATTTCTTGTTCTGTTAATTGGTGTCTGTTGGACAAATATTTATCCATCAACTCTTCAGATTCTTCAACAGCAGATTCTATTAAATGCTTGTGCCATATATCTGATAATTCTATTAAATTTTCAGGTATTTTGCTGTAAACAAAAGTGACGCCTTGATCAGCTTCATTCCAATGAATCGCTTTCATTTTGATTAGATCGATAACTCCAGTAAATTTTTCTTCTGAACCTACAGCTAATTGAATAGGTACAGGATTAGCAAGCAATCTAGTTTTTAATTGTTCTACAACTCGTAGATAATCCGCGCCTACTCGATCCATTTTATTTATAAACGCAATACGTGGCACTTTATATTTATTTGCTTGACGCCATACAGTTTCAGATTGAGGCTGTACTCCGCCTACGGCACAGTAAATCATTACTGCACCGTCAAGTACACGCATAGAGCGTTCTACTTCAATGGTAAAATCAACATGTCCTGGAGTATCTATTATATTAATACGGTGTGAGTCGAATTGATTAGCCATACCTGACCAAAAACATGTAGTAGCTGCAGACGTAATTGTTATTCCTCGTTCTTGTTCTTGTTCCATCCAGTCCATAGTTGCAGAACCAGTATGTACTTCTCCAATTTTATGATTTACACCTGTATAAAACAAAATTCGTTCAGTTGTAGTAGTTTTTCCAGCGTCAATATGTGCGCTTATTCCAATATTACGATACCGTACAATCGGTGTTACACGAGTCATTAATATCCTCAATAATATTTGTTATTATTTCAACAGTAATGTCTATTATATTTGAAAAATACTGTTTCTAAGTGATTTTAAGTATATTTAAGATAAATAAGACTTAATAGTCGAATAATTGTTAAGAGTTTTTAAAATTAAATGATATCATATTTTGTGTATATTAGTATGATTGAGATGCAATTACCAACGATAATGAGCAAAAGCCTTATTGGATTCTGCGATACGATGTATTTCTTCACGTTTTTTAACAGCATGTCCTTTGCCTTCTATAGCATCTAAAAATTCATTTGCTAAACGTAACTCCATAGAGTTATCATTTCTTTTGCGAGCAGCTTCAATAATCCACCTCATTGCTAGAGTATTTCTACGTACAAGACGAACTTCTACTGGTACTTGATAAGTAGAACCTCCAACACGTCTAGATTTTACTTCTACAATTGGACGTACATTATTTATAGCTATTTCGAATGTTTCTAAACAATCTTTATTTGATCGTTTGAATAGAATATCTAACGAGGAATATACTATTGTTTCTGCAATAGATTTTTTCCCGTTTAACATTAATAGATTGATAAATTTTGCTAATAGATCGGATCCAAATTTTGGATCCGGGAGAATATTTCGTTTTATAACGACGCGACGGCGTGGCATGAATTATAATTCCTCTTTAATTAATTGATATCATATATAAACATAAAATTAACTGTTATAGTATTACAATTACGGTTGACTGATTGTGCCTTATGTTTGAAACTTAACTTAAGTCAAAAAATAAAAAAGGGAACCGTCATATTTTTTGGTATATTATTATTTTGGTTTTTTTGTTCCATATTTAGAACGACTTTTCTTACGGGAGTTAACTCCTGCGCAGTCAAGAGCTCCACGAATGACATGATATCGGACACCTGGTAGATCTTTAACACGCCCACCTCTAATTAAAATTGAAGCATGTTCCTGTAAATTGTGACCTTCCCCTCCAATATAGGAAGTCACTTCTAATCCATTAGTTAAACGCACACGACATACTTTTCGTAATGCAGAATTTGGTTTTTTTGGAGTAGTAGTGTATACGCGGATACATACTCCTCTTTTTTGTGGACAAGATTCTAATGCTGGCACATTACTTTTAAAAGTTTTTGCAGTTCGTGCGTTACGAACGAGTTGATTAACTGTTGTCATTTTCAAAATCTCCGATATTTTTATGATCGAAACTATTTTAAATATATGTAACTTAAGTATTACTTAAACGCAAGAGCAGTGTACGATGCTGTTATTTTTAAATTACTAGTTAAAGTAGAATTATATCATATTTACTATAATTATCCACCCAGTTTAATATCTAAATATAGAATCATTTAAATATGAAAATGTATTTACAACACATTTATTTTTCAATTTAACTATTGAGAAATTAACATATAAGAATTTTCATTATTTACAATAAATAGAAGAGAAAATGTTATCATCAATAATGATAATATAGTTACTTAATTACACGATATAGTAACAGCATAATATTTGATTCTAACATTATTCTATTTTATTTTTTAAATTCAACATTTCTTGCTAAGATGAGAGGTTTTGGACTGTTTTATTATTTTTTATTTATAATGCTATTGTGGCTGTCATATGAACAGAAATTAGTAGATTGAACAAATTATAAGTTTTGTTAATTTTCATCTGATTATATAAAATGAAAAGCAAGATAATTTATGATTAAAGTATAGACATACATGCGATTTATAGTGAATTATATATCGCAAATAACCATCTTCTCGGTGTTTA is a window encoding:
- the secE gene encoding preprotein translocase subunit SecE, with the protein product MHIENKNKKNTYILEVTKWISIIGLVSTSIIGNYLYRDYNAFVRGAVIFIIITAVTYIASTTKIGKLIVIFGNDSRTELRKVVWPTYRDGFNTTLIVIGVTIVISLLLWGLDTILVHLISFSLRL
- the rpsG gene encoding 30S ribosomal protein S7; protein product: MPRRRVVIKRNILPDPKFGSDLLAKFINLLMLNGKKSIAETIVYSSLDILFKRSNKDCLETFEIAINNVRPIVEVKSRRVGGSTYQVPVEVRLVRRNTLAMRWIIEAARKRNDNSMELRLANEFLDAIEGKGHAVKKREEIHRIAESNKAFAHYRW
- the tuf gene encoding elongation factor Tu yields the protein MSKEKFKRIKPHINVGTIGHVDHGKTTLTAAITTILSKHYGGCARAFDQIDNAPEEKARGITINTSHVEYDTAHRHYAHVDCPGHADYVKNMITGAAQMDGAILVVAATDGPMPQTREHILLARQVGVPHIIVFMNKCDMVDDEELLELVEMEMRELLSQYDFPGDNTPIIRGSALKALEEEEIWSNKILELADVLDNYIPEPKRSVDQPFLLPIEDVFSISGRGTVVTGRIERGVIKVGEEMEIVGIKNTIKTTCTGVEMFRKLLDEGRAGENVGILLRGTKRDEVERGQVLSKPGYIKPHSHFESEVYILNKDEGGRHTPFFKGYRPQFYFRTTDVTGTIELPEGVEMVMPGDNIKMIVNLISPIAMNDGLRFAIREGGRTIGAGIVSKIIS
- the fusA gene encoding elongation factor G encodes the protein MTRVTPIVRYRNIGISAHIDAGKTTTTERILFYTGVNHKIGEVHTGSATMDWMEQEQERGITITSAATTCFWSGMANQFDSHRINIIDTPGHVDFTIEVERSMRVLDGAVMIYCAVGGVQPQSETVWRQANKYKVPRIAFINKMDRVGADYLRVVEQLKTRLLANPVPIQLAVGSEEKFTGVIDLIKMKAIHWNEADQGVTFVYSKIPENLIELSDIWHKHLIESAVEESEELMDKYLSNRHQLTEQEIKQALRRRVLNNEIILVTCGSAFKNKGVQAMLDAVVEYLPSPSDVTSITGVLKDGSTQIKRHANDNEPFSALAFKIATDPFVGNLTFFRVYSGVVSSGDNVLNPIKEKRERFGRIVQMHANKREEIKAVHAGDIAAAIGLKDVDTGDTLCDPSSPIILERMEFPEPVISVMVEAKTKADQDKMSLALNRLAQEDPSFRVWIDKDSGQTIIAGMGELHLEILVERMRREFNVEANVGKPQVAYRETIRSSVTQEGKFIRQSGGRGQFGHVWLRIEPMHTKDEENYKFLNKIVGGAVPKEYIPAVDKGVQEQISNGILAGYPIVDICVTIFDGSYHEVDSSEIAFKIAGSIAFKEGFMKANPVLLEPIMHVEIETPEDYMGDVIADLNRRRGIISGLENSTIGGKIICAQVPLSDMFGYATSLRSQTQGRACYSMEFLKYNEVPNNIAQIIINSRQTK
- the rpsL gene encoding 30S ribosomal protein S12, yielding MTTVNQLVRNARTAKTFKSNVPALESCPQKRGVCIRVYTTTPKKPNSALRKVCRVRLTNGLEVTSYIGGEGHNLQEHASILIRGGRVKDLPGVRYHVIRGALDCAGVNSRKKSRSKYGTKKPK
- the rplJ gene encoding 50S ribosomal protein L10; translated protein: MALSLQKKEAIVCKIHETAKKSLSAVVASLDGVTVNEVTNLRKEARDLAVCVHVVRNTLMRKVIKNTSFSCLQDILTGQNIIAFSVHQPRDSARVFVKFNKSHKHFKIKGAAFEGKFIPALKINLLSDLPNHEEAISRLMTIMKTSSTGNLIRVLYVLSNQKIKL
- the rplK gene encoding 50S ribosomal protein L11; the encoded protein is MVKKKVQAYIRLQISAGAANPSPPVGPALGQQGVNIMEFCKEFNAKTGKLETGLPIPVVITVYTDRSFSFITKTPPASILLKKAASIQSGSEKPNTINIGKVSRTQIYEIAKIKAVDMTGSNIESISRSIIGTAHSMGLKVED
- the nusG gene encoding transcription termination/antitermination protein NusG, which gives rise to MTDILKKHWYVIQAFSGFENRVAHSLREYIKLHNMDTMFGEIMIPTEEVVEMRAGQRRKSERKFFPGYVLVQMIMNDSSWHLVKSVPRVMGFVGGTCDKPAPIGDKEVNDIIHRLQQIGDKPRPKTLFEPGELIRVSDGPFSDFNAVVEEVDYEKNRLKVSVSIFGRATPVELDFSQVEKS
- the rplL gene encoding 50S ribosomal protein L7/L12, with translation MSLTKEQILDAISNMSVMEIVKLTSMIEEKFGVSAASLATVEPNVSEPVVKEQTEFNVFLTAIGSNKIPVIKTVRSITGLGLKEAKELVESAPVILKESINKSDAETLKKTLETAGATVEIK
- the rplA gene encoding 50S ribosomal protein L1; this encodes MGKLSKRMRITQNYADTSIQYSAIDGLQLLKKITKVKFIESVDVAINLGIDARKSDQNVRSHVILPHGIGRDIHIAVFTQGDNILLAKNAGADLVGLNDLSDKIKTGKYRLDVVIASPDVMHIVSKLGPILGPKGLMPNLKMGTISNNIEESVKNIKLGQIRYKNDKNGIIHSTIGKINFDVIKLKENLEALIVSLKQAKPVMFKGTYIKKITLSTTMSKSISIDQNTLYITH